In a single window of the Palaemon carinicauda isolate YSFRI2023 chromosome 10, ASM3689809v2, whole genome shotgun sequence genome:
- the LOC137648422 gene encoding proliferating cell nuclear antigen-like, protein MFEARLVRSSILNKATNAIKELLNEATWVCTESGIQLQAIDTSHVSLVSLNLLVEGFDEYKCDRNLVMGINISVMSKILKCANDDDDVVTIEAKDDADTIAFIFESRSQQKNSKYIMKLMNLDQEYLSIPDINHNCIIRMPSNEFSLVCRDPSQFGDSINIACINDCVKFSTAGDIGTANIKFTKTSSVDNKERAVEVEVQEPIKMTFSCRYLNLFTKATAFSPRVSLSVSLNMPMVVEYSIEGVGNIRYFLAPKIEEENNS, encoded by the coding sequence ATGTTTGAAGCCCGCCTCGTTCGAAGCAGCATTCTCAATAAAGCCACCAATGCCATCAAGGAGTTGTTAAATGAGGCGACATGGGTCTGTACAGAATCTGGCATTCAACTACAGGCCATAGATACCAGCCACGTTTCTCTGGTATCTCTTAATCTACTAGTCGAGGGTTTTGATGAATACAAATGCGATCGCAATCTAGTTATGGGAATAAACATCTCCGTTATGTCCAAAATATTAAAGTGtgctaatgacgatgatgatgttgtAACAATAGAGGCCAAAGACGATGCGGATACGATCGCATTTATCTTTGAGTCTCGCAGTCAACAAAAAAATTCTaagtatataatgaaattaatgaatttagATCAAGAATATTTAAGTATTCCTGATATTAATCACAATTGCATAATTAGAATGCCATCAAATGAATTTTCCCTTGTCTGCAGAGATCCTAGTCAATTTGGAGATTCCATAAACATTGCTTGCATTAATGATTGTGTGAAATTTTCAACGGCCGGTGATATTGGCACcgcaaatataaaatttacaaaaacgtCTAGTGTAGATAACAAAGAAAGGGCCGTAGAAGTTGAGGTACAAGAACCCATCAAGATGACCTTTTCGTGTAGATACCTTAATTTGTTTACCAAAGCTACTGCCTTTTCTCCTAGGGTATCTCTTTCCGTGTCCCTTAATATGCCTATGGTTGTGGAATATAGTATTGAAGGCGTTGGCAACATTCGCTATTTTTTGGctccaaaaatagaggaagagaataaTAGCTAA